The Mercenaria mercenaria strain notata chromosome 8, MADL_Memer_1, whole genome shotgun sequence genome has a segment encoding these proteins:
- the LOC123566572 gene encoding uncharacterized protein LOC123566572 — MGMCGNASFWAITALVVVIIAMVLDIVGFATISWMVYQITTNSIRVGLWKMKSCVADACTEGSVSSSLKNGNFTATQGFEIMTFILLLLAPIAIGVYVFVRSIRGTCLAYTAMVLCFSAAFFGFVGMVCWLAYVPDPYVVSYSFGLTVLASILACIAGLLLIPDVLDDGRQVTPNRRF; from the exons ATGGGGATGTGTGGAAATGCGTCATTTTGGGCCATTACTGCCTTGGTGGTGGTTATAATAGCAATGGTACTGGATATCGTTGGTTTTGCCACAATATCATGGATGGTCTATCAAATAACTACAAACAGTATTCGAGTCGGACTGTGGAAAATGAAATCCTGTGTGGCTGACGCATGCACGGAAGGAAGTGTGAGTTCAAGTCTCAAAAATG GCAATTTCACAGCAACACAAGGATTTGAGATCATGACATTTATACTTCTTTTGCTTGCACCTATAGCCATAGGTGTTTATGTGTTCGTGCGGTCTATAAGAGGGACGTGTTTGGCATATACTGCAATGGTTTTATGTTTCTCTGCAG CATTTTTCGGTTTTGTGGGTATGGTATGCTGGCTGGCTTACGTACCGGATCCGTATGTTGTCTCATACTCTTTTGGACTTACGGTGCTGGCGTCTATACTCGCCTGTATCGCTGGGCTACTGCTCATACCGGATGTCCTAGATGACGGTAGACAGGTCACGCCTAACAGACGTTTCTGA